The proteins below are encoded in one region of Pangasianodon hypophthalmus isolate fPanHyp1 chromosome 6, fPanHyp1.pri, whole genome shotgun sequence:
- the si:ch73-167i17.6 gene encoding regulator of G-protein signaling 9-binding protein, producing MGKDECKTMLDALNKVTACYRHLVSALGSTSDSQNLREELKKTRRKAQELAAANRTRLTALLKDKSISNDDRAEYERLWVLFTSSMEILEVDMRRSLEIGQDFPLKVPTRHFIQTGMTGSTSTVAARAMSMQNMKYESDAGIDTADLKDLEAEIAQLDQMMEEMEMKVQVAPWAVEAKQEAGAELKSTVSVGNSSVGVISICEEEPKDGGEGEAGVMRIFAGIIFTVVLLIAGILGYLVVNL from the coding sequence ATGGGCAAAGACGAGTGCAAAACCATGCTGGACGCTTTAAACAAGGTGACCGCCTGCTACAGGCACCTGGTGTCCGCTTTAGGGAGCACGTCGGACTCGCAGAACCTGCGGGAAGAGCTGAAGAAGACGCGGCGGAAAGCGCAGGAGCTGGCGGCGGCCAACCGGACCAGACTGACCGCGCTGCTCAAAGACAAGAGCATCAGCAACGACGACCGCGCCGAGTACGAGCGCCTGTGGGTGCTCTTCACCAGCAGCATGGAGATCCTGGAGGTGGACATGAGGAGGTCGCTGGAGATCGGGCAGGATTTCCCGCTCAAGGTGCCCACGCGCCACTTCATCCAGACCGGCATGACCGGGAGCACGAGCACGGTGGCGGCTCGGGCCATGAGCATGCAGAACATGAAATACGAATCGGACGCGGGCATCGACACAGCCGATCTGAAAGACCTGGAGGCCGAGATCGCTCAGCTCGACCAGAtgatggaggagatggagaTGAAGGTGCAGGTGGCGCCGTGGGCGGTGGAGGCCAAGCAGGAAGCGGGAGCTGAACTCAAATCCACAGTCAGCGTGGGAAACTCATCCGTCGGTGTCATCTCCATCTGCGAAGAGGAACCCAAAGATGGGGGCGAAGGTGAAGCTGGTGTCATGAGGATCTTCGCGGGCATCATTTTCACTGTGGTTTTACTCATTGCAGGAATTCTGGGATATCTGGTCGTCAATCTTTGA